One genomic window of Thermosinus carboxydivorans Nor1 includes the following:
- a CDS encoding DUF445 domain-containing protein, which translates to MNYRKRADRVLLAVFVLMVVTMGLNCYYPGILWLELAQAAAQAAFVGGLADWFAVTALFRRPLGIPWHTALIPRSRDRIIRGLALAVEQELVSLDAITRRLKGVRLAPLLIAWVDTDQGRTFLRGLVARCLRAGLDNVSPATMACYLERLIRNYLATRPLAPELQKIARWALASGHARAVADIILGEIIRGVQKPAIRRAILAFLEKYTRQAASSPWQRTILWLAEQTDTVNLAELAAVLQQDLVETLTKVRQGAHPLRQWLRERAEAWVEALGTDPVLAAKVEAWKEEALARLNLREPLLKIATTALQAVRAGLDSGVYHSPLLAATLSQADGYLRRFKQDPHLQAWVEGYLQEALGHIVRSEHSFIGAVVEKALSRFDAEGLNRFVEEKVGEDLAWIRINGSIVGAVVGLLLQLFVRFIYEPYAVPVIRAWFS; encoded by the coding sequence ATGAACTATCGGAAGCGGGCCGACCGCGTTTTGCTGGCCGTGTTTGTCCTCATGGTGGTGACGATGGGGCTGAACTGTTATTATCCGGGGATACTTTGGCTCGAGCTGGCGCAGGCGGCCGCCCAGGCCGCCTTTGTCGGCGGGCTGGCGGACTGGTTTGCCGTCACGGCTCTTTTCCGCCGCCCGCTGGGTATTCCCTGGCACACGGCGCTGATCCCCCGCAGCCGCGACCGTATCATCCGCGGCTTGGCGTTAGCAGTTGAACAGGAGCTGGTCAGCCTGGACGCCATCACCCGGCGGCTAAAGGGTGTACGGCTGGCGCCGCTCCTTATCGCCTGGGTGGACACCGATCAGGGGCGCACCTTTTTGCGCGGTCTCGTGGCCCGGTGCCTACGGGCCGGCCTGGATAACGTCAGTCCTGCAACCATGGCCTGCTACCTCGAAAGATTAATACGAAACTATCTTGCGACCAGGCCGCTGGCGCCCGAGCTTCAGAAAATAGCCCGATGGGCCCTGGCGTCCGGCCATGCCCGGGCAGTAGCCGACATTATTCTTGGCGAAATTATCCGGGGCGTGCAAAAGCCTGCTATCAGGCGGGCGATTTTGGCCTTTCTCGAAAAGTACACCCGGCAGGCGGCGTCATCCCCGTGGCAGCGTACTATCCTGTGGCTTGCCGAGCAGACTGACACCGTTAATCTGGCTGAACTGGCGGCGGTGCTGCAGCAAGATTTGGTGGAAACGCTGACTAAGGTTCGTCAGGGCGCCCACCCGCTGCGGCAGTGGCTAAGGGAGCGGGCCGAAGCCTGGGTGGAAGCCTTAGGTACCGACCCCGTCCTCGCAGCCAAGGTTGAGGCCTGGAAAGAAGAAGCGCTGGCGCGGTTGAATCTTCGCGAACCGCTGCTTAAGATTGCTACGACCGCCTTGCAGGCAGTGCGGGCCGGCCTGGACAGCGGCGTCTATCATTCACCGCTATTGGCGGCCACTCTCAGTCAGGCGGACGGATACTTACGCCGCTTCAAACAAGACCCCCACCTCCAGGCCTGGGTGGAAGGCTATCTGCAGGAGGCGCTTGGCCACATTGTACGGTCGGAACATTCCTTTATCGGCGCCGTGGTGGAAAAGGCCCTCTCCCGCTTTGACGCCGAGGGCCTTAACCGGTTCGTAGAGGAAAAGGTCGGCGAAGACCTGGCCTGGATCCGGATTAACGGCAGTATCGTTGGCGCGGTGGTGGGACTATTGCTACAGCTATTTGTCCGCTTCATTTATGAGCCCTATGCCGTGCCGGTCATCCGGGCGTGGTTTTCTTAA